One genomic window of Methyloceanibacter sp. wino2 includes the following:
- a CDS encoding TonB-dependent siderophore receptor, which produces MELRVTAAHSASRSSRKLSEVRERLLALAASAALIALSGEIVHAQETGKTTGEGGLESGVTGNGAPAATGGSPDPGADTQVPPVIVEQDPDIEAAPAVVEAEPDPEPRPRPRPAPRTTASAPVSAPAATADGGYASQDAIEEAIFDLPVDGSTLNRGSSGVDGYYAAGTSSATKTNTLIMNIPGSVSIIPEELAEDQAANTLGQALLYVPGIAVQQGEGHRDQLTFRGQETTADFFVDGVRDDIETFRDLYNVQTIEVLKGPNAMIFGRGGGGGVINRVTKRADGVPIYEGTVQVGSWGRARGTADVGQAISPNAAFRLNAMYEDSETFREFSWLERYGINPTMGFKLGERTTLHFSYEYKTHDQNIDRGGPSIDGRPFQAPLETYFGQPFASLTTFDGHVATATLEHETTGGLQIRNHTFFADYDKLYQNIFASSAVNAPGPGLVELDGYQNIEARQNFVNQTDFSYSFAHGQHLRHTLVGGLEFGVQKNDAFRNLPVFVAPGSGIFTLDVPVADPTVFTRTLYNRPNRRRFTDLDTSSAFIQDQFEITRYFELIGGIRFDRFDVSFEDTLNGFQTSRVDDEWSPRVGGVVKPWESLHFYASYAKSFLPANGDNFGELSVTASDLEPETFENYETGFKWTIMPRLLLQGAIYRLDRDNQAVTIGPDTFARGLTRTRGKEIEISGYVTDKWQVFGGYAHTDSEILFAGDDLSLVGNSVESVPVDTFSMWNKYQLTKKWGVGLGVIYQAGWFAEANNAVKVPSYTRFDSAVYYDINEHWSAQLNVENMFDTEYWISSHNNNNISYGAPTSAFVTMKAKW; this is translated from the coding sequence ATGGAACTCCGTGTCACGGCGGCGCATTCCGCGTCGCGTTCGTCCAGGAAACTCAGCGAAGTTAGAGAGCGGCTGCTCGCCTTGGCGGCCTCTGCGGCGCTCATTGCCCTATCGGGTGAAATAGTTCATGCACAGGAGACCGGGAAAACAACCGGAGAGGGCGGCCTAGAATCGGGCGTGACCGGCAACGGCGCCCCCGCCGCCACGGGCGGCAGCCCCGATCCTGGAGCCGACACCCAGGTCCCTCCGGTGATCGTCGAGCAGGATCCCGACATTGAGGCCGCGCCCGCCGTGGTCGAGGCGGAGCCCGACCCTGAGCCGAGGCCGCGGCCCCGCCCCGCGCCGCGCACCACCGCGAGCGCTCCCGTGAGCGCGCCCGCCGCCACGGCCGACGGCGGCTACGCCTCCCAGGACGCGATCGAGGAGGCGATCTTCGATCTCCCCGTGGACGGCAGCACGCTGAACCGCGGCTCGTCGGGCGTCGACGGCTATTACGCCGCGGGCACCTCGTCCGCGACCAAGACGAATACGCTGATCATGAACATCCCGGGCTCGGTCTCGATCATCCCCGAGGAGCTCGCCGAGGATCAGGCCGCCAACACGCTCGGCCAGGCGCTGCTCTACGTTCCGGGCATCGCCGTGCAGCAGGGCGAGGGGCATCGCGATCAGCTGACCTTCCGCGGCCAGGAAACCACCGCGGACTTTTTCGTCGACGGCGTGCGCGACGACATCGAGACGTTCCGCGATCTCTACAACGTCCAGACCATCGAGGTGCTCAAAGGCCCGAACGCCATGATCTTCGGCCGCGGCGGCGGCGGTGGCGTGATCAACCGCGTCACCAAGCGCGCCGACGGCGTTCCGATCTACGAGGGCACGGTGCAGGTCGGCAGCTGGGGCCGCGCGCGCGGGACGGCAGACGTCGGCCAGGCGATCTCGCCCAACGCCGCGTTCCGCCTGAATGCCATGTACGAGGACTCGGAGACGTTCCGGGAATTCTCGTGGCTCGAGCGCTACGGCATCAATCCGACCATGGGCTTCAAGCTCGGCGAGCGGACCACGCTGCATTTCAGCTACGAGTACAAGACCCACGACCAGAACATCGACCGCGGCGGTCCGTCGATCGACGGCAGGCCGTTTCAGGCTCCCCTCGAGACGTATTTCGGCCAGCCCTTCGCGAGCTTGACCACGTTCGACGGGCACGTGGCCACGGCGACGCTCGAGCACGAGACCACGGGCGGCCTGCAGATCCGCAACCACACCTTCTTCGCGGACTACGACAAGCTCTACCAGAACATTTTCGCATCTTCGGCGGTGAACGCGCCGGGGCCGGGTCTGGTGGAGCTCGACGGCTATCAAAATATCGAAGCCCGCCAGAACTTCGTCAATCAGACGGACTTCTCCTATTCGTTCGCGCACGGGCAGCACCTCCGCCACACGCTGGTGGGCGGCCTGGAGTTCGGCGTGCAAAAGAACGATGCGTTCCGCAATCTGCCGGTCTTCGTGGCGCCGGGTTCCGGCATCTTCACCCTCGACGTGCCGGTGGCCGATCCGACGGTCTTCACCAGGACCCTGTACAACCGGCCGAACCGGCGCCGTTTCACCGACCTCGATACGTCGAGCGCCTTCATCCAGGATCAGTTCGAGATCACGCGCTATTTCGAGCTGATCGGCGGCATCCGCTTCGACCGCTTCGACGTCAGCTTCGAGGATACGCTGAACGGCTTCCAGACCTCGCGCGTCGACGACGAGTGGTCGCCCCGCGTCGGCGGCGTCGTCAAGCCGTGGGAGAGCCTGCATTTCTATGCGAGCTACGCCAAGTCGTTCCTGCCGGCGAATGGCGACAATTTCGGCGAACTCAGCGTCACGGCGTCGGATCTGGAGCCGGAGACGTTCGAGAACTACGAGACGGGCTTCAAGTGGACGATCATGCCGCGCCTGCTGTTGCAGGGCGCGATCTACCGCCTGGACCGCGACAACCAGGCGGTGACCATCGGTCCCGACACCTTCGCGCGCGGCCTGACCCGGACGCGGGGCAAGGAGATCGAGATCAGCGGCTACGTCACCGACAAGTGGCAGGTGTTCGGCGGCTATGCCCACACGGACTCCGAGATCCTCTTCGCCGGCGACGATCTCTCCCTGGTCGGCAACTCGGTGGAGTCCGTCCCGGTCGACACCTTCTCGATGTGGAACAAGTACCAGCTCACCAAGAAATGGGGCGTGGGCCTCGGCGTCATCTACCAGGCGGGCTGGTTCGCCGAGGCGAACAACGCGGTTAAGGTGCCGAGCTACACGCGGTTCGACAGTGCCGTCTATTACGACATCAACGAGCACTGGTCCGCGCAGCTCAATGTCGAGAACATGTTCGACACCGAGTACTGGATCTCCTCGCACAACAACAACAACATCTCCTACGGGGCGCCGACCTCGGCCTTCGTGACCATGAAGGCGAAGTGGTAG
- a CDS encoding carbohydrate porin, with amino-acid sequence MRVAVEVQDLFQLKFGIYDSDPAGPCAEERDPGQCNAHGFDFRLNDPPLLLFEADYSYGNGSCPSGTVKLGGWYDFGEFDDPIHPLAQGLSASRHEGNQAVYVVVDQVLYQPEGQCGTGGVSAFARAILSPADRNQVDTYADVGIVFDGWVPGRPHDGIALGVAYSGISNEASDLDRKAGLHIIRDYELILELNYIAEIVSGWAIQPVVQYIHNPGGSVPNLFNDTPNQKVENALVVGMRSIINY; translated from the coding sequence GTGCGCGTCGCTGTTGAAGTTCAGGACCTATTCCAACTGAAATTTGGGATTTATGATAGTGATCCAGCCGGTCCCTGCGCCGAGGAACGTGATCCCGGGCAGTGTAACGCGCACGGCTTCGATTTTCGCCTTAACGATCCCCCCTTGTTGCTCTTCGAGGCCGACTATTCCTACGGCAACGGCAGCTGCCCGTCCGGCACGGTCAAACTTGGCGGCTGGTACGATTTTGGCGAGTTCGATGATCCAATACACCCGCTCGCGCAGGGGCTTTCTGCGTCTCGCCATGAAGGAAACCAAGCCGTCTATGTGGTAGTCGATCAGGTGCTCTATCAACCAGAAGGCCAATGCGGCACAGGAGGTGTATCGGCCTTCGCCCGAGCGATCCTTAGCCCGGCTGACCGCAATCAGGTCGACACTTATGCTGATGTTGGCATTGTCTTCGACGGATGGGTGCCCGGGCGCCCTCATGACGGCATCGCTCTAGGCGTCGCGTATTCCGGTATTTCGAACGAAGCCTCCGATCTCGACCGCAAGGCGGGGCTGCATATCATTCGCGATTATGAACTAATCCTCGAGTTGAACTACATTGCAGAGATCGTATCTGGCTGGGCGATACAGCCAGTGGTGCAATACATCCATAATCCCGGAGGCTCGGTGCCCAATCTATTCAACGATACACCCAACCAAAAAGTCGAGAATGCGTTGGTCGTTGGGATGAGGAGCATCATCAATTACTGA
- a CDS encoding carbohydrate porin — translation MKSITAICLVTTLFASPFLIANGSWADQQHHPHVRLPDGIGELPPGIPEPSIATSLPGYGDPRSVRNVLARQGVSYGIDYTSDVLGNVSGGMEQSVHYAGLLEGYLDADLENLTGARGLSFHIDFYQIHGTSITAENIGSIVSVSNIEAFPSTRLHELWLEQAFYDGHASIRLGQLGADSEFLISEVAARFIASTFGWTTLSSDNLPFWRSHLSVCITRGARRC, via the coding sequence GTGAAGTCGATCACGGCCATTTGTCTCGTCACAACTTTATTCGCAAGTCCGTTTCTTATCGCTAACGGTTCATGGGCCGATCAGCAGCATCATCCACATGTCCGTCTTCCAGACGGGATAGGTGAGCTGCCGCCGGGGATCCCGGAGCCCTCGATTGCAACGAGTCTGCCAGGATATGGAGATCCTCGAAGTGTACGCAATGTCCTTGCCCGGCAGGGAGTTTCTTACGGCATCGACTACACCAGCGACGTGCTAGGCAACGTCTCAGGAGGAATGGAGCAAAGCGTACATTACGCAGGACTTCTCGAGGGATACCTCGATGCCGATCTTGAGAACCTCACCGGTGCACGAGGGTTGAGTTTCCATATAGATTTCTATCAAATTCACGGCACCAGCATCACTGCTGAAAACATCGGCAGCATCGTCAGCGTTAGCAACATAGAGGCATTCCCTTCCACGCGTCTGCATGAGCTTTGGCTTGAACAGGCTTTCTATGACGGGCACGCCTCTATCCGTCTCGGCCAGCTGGGTGCCGACAGTGAATTTCTCATTTCGGAGGTGGCTGCGAGATTCATCGCCTCTACCTTTGGCTGGACGACTCTCAGCTCCGACAACCTTCCTTTTTGGCGGTCCCATCTATCCGTTTGCATCACCAGGGGTGCGCGTCGCTGTTGA